From the genome of Candidatus Acidiferrales bacterium:
AGGATTTGTTTTGATGGCTGCACTCGCGGTGCACGACAAGAGCGGCGATGACAAAGTATTTCTGAACTTTCTTCCGATAATAAAGAGGGAGGCGACCGACGAACGGAATTTTGTAAGGAAAGCTGTCAACTGGGCGCTGCGTGGGATAGGGAAGCGAAATAAAATATTGAATAAAGCCGCCGTGAAGACTGCAAAAGAAATCCAGAGGATGGATTCAAAGACCGCAAAATGGATAGCGTCGGACGCGCTGAGAGAGTTGACCAGTACTGCCGTATTGAAAAGACTCACTAAGGTCAAGAGCAAAAAATCAAAGGTCAAGAAAACGTAGTAAGAACGTTGTGATAATCCTGAGGAGAATGCATGGCTGAACTTAGGCAGAATGTCCTGACGAGGGAATGGGTGATTATCAGTCCGGAGAGGGCAAAGCGGCCTGACGAATTTGCGCGGAGAAAAGAAAACGAACAAGCTTTGCCGGATTATGTCTCGACCTGTCCATTCTGTGCCGGGAACGAGCACTTGACTCTCAACGAATTGCTGAGAGCGCCGGACAATGGCGATTGGAAGGTGAGAGTCATACCAAACAAATTTCCGGCCCTCACCAGTCGCGGAGAACGGGTGAGGAGAGTTGAGGGTATCTATCGCTCGATGACCGCAGTTGGATTTCACGAGGTTATCGTGGAACACCGGCTGCACAACAGGACCATAGCGTTGATGACCGACGGGGAAGTGTCCGAGGTTCTGAAAGTCTATCGCCAGAGGTACAACGAGATCAGAAAAGACGGCAGGATTGAAGCAGTCATTTTGTTTAAGAACCATGGCGAAGGCGCAGGCACGTCGGTCTCGCACCCGCATTCGCAGCTTGTGGCTACTCCGATTGTGCCGAGCCAAATCAGATCGAGGATGGATGAGGCGATAAGGTATTTCGACGATATGGGTGAATGCGTGTGCTGCAGGACAGTTAAGGACGAGCTAAATGCGAAAGGACGAATAATTCTTCAGAACAAGAACTTTGTCGCGTTCATTCCTTATGCCGCACTCTCGCCGTTTCACATCTGGATATTTCCTCTAAGGCATGTTTCTTCGTTCCATGAGATAAACGACGACGAAATCAAAGATTTGTCGAAATGCTTAAGGATCGTTCTCGCGAAACTTTATCACGGACTCAACGATCCGGATTTCAACTATTCAATACGCTCAATCCCGACTCGCGATTTGCACTCGGAGTATTTCCATTGGTACCTTACGATCGTGCCTCGTGTGTCGAAGACGGCAGGCTTTGAAATCGGGAGCGGGATGTATGTGAATACATCTGTGCCGGAAGAAAGTGCCGATTTTTTAAGAAAGGTGAACGTTCCTGAGTGACGAAAGGCATCGAATAAAATGATGGAACTGTCCCACATTTAGGGGGCGGTCACTGCGCCACTAAGACCTTCTGAATTTTTTCCAACAGATCAACGCCCGGGAATGGTTTCTGTATAAATTCCTTGGCGCCTGCTTCGAAAATCGCTGCCTTGATGTCCGGCTCGATATAACCGCTCGTGAATATGACCCTTACTTCGGGCGAAATTAATTTTAGTTTTAAGAGAGCCTGTGCGCCATTCATTTTGGGCAAACCCATATCCATTACGACAGCATTTATGTCTCCGCGATGCTCTTCGAATACTTTCACTGCTTCAATTCCATCCTTTGCCAGAAGAGTTCTATACCCGTTACGCTCGATAGTTTCTTTCATATAGTCCTGCACTGCCTCTTCATCTTCCACTATCAGTATCGTCTCTCCATGGCCCCGCTCGATCTCTTTCTCTAAAGCGGAGAGAGGCGCGTTGATTATTTGAATCGGGATGGGGAAATAGAGCGAAAACTCCGTCCCGCGTCCTACCTCACTTCGCACATCTATGAAGCCGTGATGGGCCTTCATGATGCCGTATACTACAGATAAACCTAAACCCGTGCCGTATCCATTTTTCTTTGTAGTGAAGAAAGGTTCGAAAATTCTTCCTATGTCCTCATGGTCGATGCCGACACCGTTGTCCGAGACTTTCGTCACCAAATATTCATCCGAGCTAAGATCCGGGAAGCGTCCTTCGAGAGATTTTCTGTCGATCCTCGACGTGGAGATCGTCAATGTTCCGCCGGACGGCATCGCGTCCCTCGCGTTCACGCAGAGGTTGATCAAGACCTGCTGAAGTTGATTAGGATCTGCGTGAATAGATGGGAGTCTCCGCTCCAGCTGAGCCGTGAAAACGATTTTCTCCGGAAAAGTCTCTTCAAGAAATTCAACGACCTCCTCGACAATGTTGTTTACTTTCACCGACTCGGTTATGGTTTCAACTTTGTGAGCGAATGTGAGGAGCTGTCCGATGGTGTGTGCGCCTCGTCTCGCCGCCTTCGAAATCGCATCTCTGCTTTTCAACAACCTTTCAGTGCCCACTTTTACGGGATCCATGATGGAAATTTGTCCAATGATGATCGAGAGAACGTTGTTCAGATCGTGGGCAATGCCCGACACAAGCG
Proteins encoded in this window:
- the galT gene encoding galactose-1-phosphate uridylyltransferase produces the protein MAELRQNVLTREWVIISPERAKRPDEFARRKENEQALPDYVSTCPFCAGNEHLTLNELLRAPDNGDWKVRVIPNKFPALTSRGERVRRVEGIYRSMTAVGFHEVIVEHRLHNRTIALMTDGEVSEVLKVYRQRYNEIRKDGRIEAVILFKNHGEGAGTSVSHPHSQLVATPIVPSQIRSRMDEAIRYFDDMGECVCCRTVKDELNAKGRIILQNKNFVAFIPYAALSPFHIWIFPLRHVSSFHEINDDEIKDLSKCLRIVLAKLYHGLNDPDFNYSIRSIPTRDLHSEYFHWYLTIVPRVSKTAGFEIGSGMYVNTSVPEESADFLRKVNVPE
- a CDS encoding PAS domain S-box protein; the encoded protein is MLVKRHPLFRKNIERISPDDRFRLLVESSLSGAYLIQDDLFRYVNSAFCRIFGYEAEEIVDKLGPIDLTARDDRELTARYIRERIEGRSPGIRYAFCGLKKDGTSVFVEVLGSVIRHEKHPAIIGTVVDNTELVLAGQALKESEDRYSRFFNEDIAARYVTTSDGTILSCNDTFIKLFSFSSKEEALKTNVACIYTNSRERDKFVELMKERKHLERREAEFIRKDGKKIYVLESATAELDYTGNLKCIRGYLIDETNKRQLEAQLFEAQRMESIGTLVSGIAHDLNNVLSIIIGQISIMDPVKVGTERLLKSRDAISKAARRGAHTIGQLLTFAHKVETITESVKVNNIVEEVVEFLEETFPEKIVFTAQLERRLPSIHADPNQLQQVLINLCVNARDAMPSGGTLTISTSRIDRKSLEGRFPDLSSDEYLVTKVSDNGVGIDHEDIGRIFEPFFTTKKNGYGTGLGLSVVYGIMKAHHGFIDVRSEVGRGTEFSLYFPIPIQIINAPLSALEKEIERGHGETILIVEDEEAVQDYMKETIERNGYRTLLAKDGIEAVKVFEEHRGDINAVVMDMGLPKMNGAQALLKLKLISPEVRVIFTSGYIEPDIKAAIFEAGAKEFIQKPFPGVDLLEKIQKVLVAQ